In Rhodococcus sp. OK302, one genomic interval encodes:
- a CDS encoding ABC transporter substrate-binding protein, with the protein MFRSRWAVAAVACVTVAALVSSCGSSDSSVAAGQGEVDTNTTLSVGWTVAVSTLDPHMATTELASFRFGLNNIYDRLFSVDYEGKAHGMLATDWTYSDAGTQLVLTLREDASFRDGTPLDARVVKSNLDRARTLESPIVKRSLSAISDVTASEPYEVTVNLTTPTDQLPYILAGVAGVMMNPTLFENGDPGNSADGSGAYSIESWVPGEKLTLVRDRNDYWDAAAAKPARIEYAGIPDFQAFTNAVAGGQIDIGQFQPGNVAAVKGRPGLVTVPVDSGVGMEISINRNVKPLDDLRVRQALNHAIDRNTITEALYPGSRVRWQFVPEGLPGFDKNLEEIFPYDPKKAKALLAEAGYPNGIDLGEVAVSSSTTPGLADVVQKQFAESGIRFEPRVLESLEVYSQFASGRYPLMVGFSSYGISFAAGLNLRSGPNQNPAGLTPEYETLIAAVTDSRRTEEERTASKVKLNTYLTQEAWGIPIEWTTYSWVMSDKVGNFSAELDYATTWGPVDMRYLTITK; encoded by the coding sequence ATGTTCAGAAGTCGCTGGGCGGTCGCCGCTGTTGCGTGCGTAACTGTCGCCGCATTGGTTTCCTCGTGCGGTAGCTCCGATTCATCCGTCGCTGCGGGGCAGGGGGAAGTCGATACCAACACAACCTTGTCGGTGGGTTGGACCGTGGCGGTGAGTACGCTCGACCCGCATATGGCGACAACGGAACTTGCATCATTTCGCTTCGGACTCAACAACATTTACGACCGACTATTCTCGGTCGACTACGAAGGCAAGGCCCATGGAATGCTGGCCACCGACTGGACATACAGTGACGCGGGCACCCAATTGGTGCTCACCTTGCGCGAGGACGCATCGTTCCGCGACGGCACGCCACTCGACGCCAGGGTGGTCAAGTCGAATCTGGATCGCGCGCGCACCCTCGAGTCCCCGATCGTCAAACGATCTTTGTCGGCCATCTCGGACGTGACGGCGTCCGAACCATACGAGGTGACCGTCAATCTGACAACTCCTACTGACCAACTCCCCTACATCCTCGCCGGTGTCGCAGGCGTCATGATGAACCCGACACTGTTCGAGAACGGCGATCCGGGAAACTCCGCCGACGGCTCGGGTGCATACAGCATCGAATCATGGGTGCCCGGCGAGAAGCTCACGCTGGTCCGCGACCGCAACGACTACTGGGACGCCGCTGCCGCTAAGCCTGCTCGCATTGAATACGCCGGCATCCCCGACTTCCAAGCGTTCACCAACGCGGTTGCCGGTGGCCAGATCGACATCGGCCAGTTTCAGCCCGGGAACGTCGCAGCAGTCAAAGGTCGTCCTGGTCTTGTCACCGTTCCCGTGGATTCCGGTGTGGGCATGGAGATCTCGATCAATCGGAACGTGAAACCACTCGACGATCTTCGGGTACGTCAGGCACTTAACCACGCAATTGACCGAAACACGATCACCGAGGCCCTGTATCCGGGATCGCGTGTCCGCTGGCAATTCGTACCCGAAGGACTTCCAGGGTTCGATAAAAACCTCGAGGAAATCTTCCCGTACGATCCGAAGAAGGCCAAGGCGCTCCTTGCGGAGGCAGGCTATCCGAACGGTATCGATCTGGGCGAGGTGGCGGTGTCCTCGTCAACGACACCTGGTCTAGCCGACGTCGTGCAGAAGCAATTTGCGGAATCGGGCATCCGCTTCGAGCCGCGGGTGCTCGAAAGCCTCGAGGTGTACTCGCAATTCGCATCCGGACGGTATCCGTTGATGGTCGGGTTCTCTTCTTACGGTATCAGTTTCGCGGCCGGCCTCAATCTACGGAGCGGACCAAATCAGAATCCCGCGGGATTAACCCCGGAGTACGAGACGTTGATCGCCGCAGTCACGGACTCCCGACGCACCGAAGAAGAACGCACGGCTAGCAAGGTGAAACTCAACACCTACCTGACTCAAGAGGCCTGGGGTATACCGATCGAGTGGACCACGTACTCGTGGGTGATGAGCGACAAGGTCGGAAACTTCAGTGCGGAACTCGATTACGCCACAACGTGGGGTCCGGTCGATATGAGGTACCTGACAATTACCAAGTAA
- a CDS encoding sugar ABC transporter ATP-binding protein, whose translation MEFAGVKALRGVNLELRSGQVHALLGPNGCGKSTLIKVLAGFHEPAKSTVLTFGGARYEPWGTAHRAESLRFVHQDLGLVDELDTIDNFALTLGYQRTRSGRIDWLRERRRAERLVRKFVTDLDVTVPLSRLTQVQRTTVAIARALADVDGVGSVLVLDEPTASLSNVEVQELLTTLREVRATGTAILYVSHRMDEIFEIADSYTVLRNGSVVGQGQVADTNAQILVDLIAGESISARDRSNENQTAFTATGHDTFEVFGLSGPTLHNVGLTVRSGEIVGIAGLLGSGRDELPYAAVGESRDGTSARWKLNGTEWSPRSIGECIERGIAFVPGERLREGVIASFSVLENASLSVLSKLGTRGWLARGVEREQFKHYAEKLKIPIGAQDRSVVTLSGGNQQKVLLTRWLWVRPRLIILAEPTAGVDVGTRHALYEMIRAQAATGLAVLVASSDFDDLVELCDRVITLRSGTIVDESVGAEISATNLVALMEGVDN comes from the coding sequence ATGGAGTTCGCCGGCGTGAAGGCACTGCGGGGTGTAAACCTCGAACTCCGGTCAGGCCAAGTGCATGCACTTCTAGGTCCGAACGGCTGTGGGAAGTCAACGTTGATCAAGGTTCTCGCAGGATTCCATGAACCTGCAAAATCGACGGTACTCACGTTTGGCGGAGCCCGGTACGAACCGTGGGGTACGGCACACCGTGCCGAGAGTCTACGTTTCGTCCACCAGGACCTCGGTCTGGTGGACGAGCTCGACACAATAGACAACTTTGCTCTCACCCTTGGCTATCAGCGGACACGCTCGGGTCGGATCGACTGGCTGAGAGAGCGTAGACGCGCCGAACGGCTTGTTCGGAAGTTCGTCACCGATCTCGACGTGACGGTACCCCTCTCCAGGCTGACGCAGGTACAGCGCACAACTGTTGCAATCGCACGAGCGCTGGCAGATGTGGATGGCGTGGGAAGCGTTCTGGTACTCGACGAACCCACTGCGTCGCTCTCGAACGTCGAAGTGCAGGAGCTCCTGACAACCCTTCGCGAGGTTCGTGCGACGGGGACTGCCATACTCTACGTCTCGCATCGAATGGATGAGATCTTCGAAATAGCAGACAGCTACACAGTTCTCAGGAATGGTTCAGTTGTCGGGCAGGGCCAGGTAGCAGATACCAATGCGCAAATCCTTGTTGACCTGATCGCCGGCGAGTCGATCTCGGCGCGGGATCGATCAAATGAGAATCAAACCGCGTTTACCGCAACTGGTCACGATACGTTCGAGGTCTTCGGGCTGTCCGGGCCCACTCTCCACAATGTGGGCTTGACGGTTCGAAGTGGTGAAATAGTTGGAATTGCCGGACTTTTGGGTTCCGGTCGCGATGAACTCCCCTACGCAGCGGTCGGCGAGAGTCGCGACGGAACCTCAGCCCGCTGGAAACTCAACGGCACTGAGTGGTCACCGCGAAGTATCGGCGAATGTATCGAGAGGGGAATTGCTTTCGTCCCTGGCGAACGACTTCGAGAAGGTGTGATCGCCTCGTTCAGCGTTCTCGAAAATGCCTCTCTGTCAGTACTTTCCAAACTCGGCACCCGGGGTTGGCTGGCAAGGGGGGTCGAGCGCGAGCAGTTCAAACATTATGCGGAGAAGCTGAAGATTCCGATCGGCGCGCAGGACCGTTCGGTTGTCACCCTCAGTGGAGGAAATCAGCAGAAGGTTCTCCTGACCCGCTGGCTATGGGTTCGACCTCGGTTGATAATCCTTGCCGAGCCGACCGCTGGTGTTGACGTCGGCACTCGCCACGCGCTGTACGAAATGATTCGTGCCCAAGCAGCGACCGGATTGGCAGTTTTGGTTGCGTCATCCGACTTCGATGATCTCGTCGAATTGTGCGATCGCGTCATCACGCTCAGATCCGGAACGATAGTGGACGAATCCGTCGGAGCAGAAATCTCTGCCACGAATCTGGTAGCACTCATGGAAGGAGTTGACAACTGA
- a CDS encoding ABC transporter permease, whose product MSIVAKEKRTDLDTPQLRPRTFAGIRNWLGFGNISAVYVLIAIVVVFSVLAPDTFLTMDTALQIVNQNAVAAILALSLVVPLSAHVFDLSVGAMLGLSAAIVATLMTTTSLPVVLIVAIALCVGAMVGFANAFFVVTLKVESLIATLASAALIEALVVMITDEQVVTGGRLFGSFGELATASVFGVTAPVLIAITLALLIWWLMEHTATGRRIYATGFNEPAARLAGVRTRRLRFFALMISAVIAGIAGITLVAQVSSASPDLGPPYLLTAFAAAFLGSSQLRGGRFNAFGTLLAVVLLGTGQVGLGLVSAPVWASSVFTGSVLLAALALRSAHADRGH is encoded by the coding sequence ATGTCGATTGTCGCCAAAGAAAAACGTACCGATCTCGATACCCCTCAGTTACGGCCCAGGACTTTCGCTGGAATTCGGAACTGGCTCGGCTTTGGAAATATCAGTGCCGTTTACGTCCTTATCGCCATTGTTGTGGTCTTCAGTGTCCTGGCCCCCGACACCTTTCTGACCATGGACACTGCGCTACAGATCGTCAATCAGAACGCTGTAGCGGCAATTCTGGCGCTAAGCCTTGTCGTACCGCTGTCGGCCCACGTCTTCGACCTTTCGGTCGGAGCGATGCTCGGACTTTCTGCGGCGATTGTCGCAACGCTCATGACTACGACGTCGCTGCCGGTGGTTCTCATCGTCGCAATCGCGCTCTGCGTTGGTGCGATGGTGGGGTTTGCGAATGCGTTCTTTGTCGTCACGCTGAAAGTCGAGTCTCTGATCGCTACTCTCGCGTCGGCGGCATTGATCGAAGCGCTCGTCGTCATGATCACCGACGAACAGGTCGTAACCGGGGGTCGACTTTTCGGTTCCTTCGGAGAATTGGCCACAGCATCGGTTTTCGGTGTCACTGCACCCGTACTGATCGCGATCACCTTGGCGTTGCTGATCTGGTGGTTGATGGAACACACCGCGACGGGTCGAAGGATTTATGCAACGGGATTCAACGAGCCGGCTGCCCGTCTTGCAGGTGTACGAACGAGGCGCTTGAGATTCTTTGCCTTGATGATCTCTGCCGTCATCGCGGGCATCGCCGGTATCACTCTGGTCGCGCAGGTAAGTTCGGCATCGCCCGACCTCGGGCCGCCGTACCTGCTGACTGCCTTCGCGGCAGCGTTTCTAGGATCGTCCCAGCTGCGTGGGGGCCGCTTCAATGCCTTCGGCACCCTGTTGGCGGTGGTCCTGTTGGGCACGGGACAGGTCGGGCTCGGTCTGGTGAGCGCTCCGGTTTGGGCCTCATCGGTGTTCACCGGTTCAGTTCTGCTGGCCGCCTTGGCTCTGCGTTCAGCGCACGCCGACCGTGGACACTGA